In Zea mays cultivar B73 chromosome 7, Zm-B73-REFERENCE-NAM-5.0, whole genome shotgun sequence, the following proteins share a genomic window:
- the LOC118472992 gene encoding cysteine-rich receptor-like protein kinase 10 isoform X1: protein MVPDNTIDNVVGIGVFLVVISIACLVIHIWIKTQQQREQAILKLQRVSLAIKGVINLWSMEGGNLGFSQYDYSHIKEATNNFSVDNKLGEGGFGPVYKGQLRSGIKIAAKKLEACSLQGLLEFQNEIQLIAKLQHKNLVKLLGCCTKGDQEKMLIYEYMENKSLDYFIFDNVKGADLNWSKRLHIINGIAQGLLYLHNYSRLCVVHRDLKASNILLDSEMNPKISDFGMARIFCSNAKESNTTRIVGTHGYIPPEYAFHGVCSIKSDVFSYGVLTLEILSSKRTVQFYEYNQKLYNLISYAWQLWTDGKSDELIYSPPGNVREEIERHIQVALLCVQENAEHRPDMERVVTMLNSKDVDLPKPMQPAYFHVNPSEEEVSSRSINMTMSITLER from the exons ATGGTGCCAG ACAACACAATTGATAACGTCGTGGGAATTGGAGTTTTCCTAGTGGTAATATCCATTGCTTGCTTGGTTATCCATATCTGGATCAAAACACAACAACAAAGAG AACAAGCAATATTAAAGTTACAACGAGTGTCTTTGGCAATAAAAGGTGTGATAAACCTATGGAGCATGGAAGGTGGCAACTTGGGATTTTCACAGTACGATTACTCTCATATAAAAGAAGCTACAAATAACTTTTCGGTTGATAATAAACTGGGAGAAGGTGGCTTCGGCCCTGTATACAAG GGCCAATTGAGAAGTGGAATTAAAATAGCAGCCAAGAAACTTGAAGCATGTTCTTTACAAGGACTATTGGAATTCCAAAACGAAATCCAGCTTATAGCAAAGCTTCAACACAAAAATCTCGTTAAGCTGCTGGGTTGCTGCACTAAAGGAGATCAAGAAAAGATGCTTATATATGAATACATGGAAAATAAAAGTCTAGATTACTTCATATTTG ATAATGTGAAGGGAGCAGATCTAAACTGGTCAAAACGCCTGCACATAATTAATGGGATAGCTCAAGGGCTTCTTTACCTTCACAATTATTCACGGTTATGCGTTGTCCATAGGGATTTGAAAGCAAGTAACATTCTCTTGGATAGTGAAATGAATCCAAAAATATCAGATTTTGGGATGGCCAGAATATTCTGTTCAAACGCGAAAGAATCAAATACTACAAGAATAGTGGGCACACA TGGCTACATACCTCCTGAATATGCTTTTCATGGGGTTTGCTCCATCAAATCAGATGTTTTTAGCTACGGGGTATTGACATTGGAAATTCTAAGCTCAAAGAGGACGGTCCAATTCTATGAGTACAACCAAAAGCTATATAATCTCATCTCATAT GCTTGGCAACTTTGGACGGACGGAAAATCAGATGAGCTGATTTATTCTCCTCCAGGCAATGTACGTGAAGAGATAGAAAGGCACATTCAGGTGGCACTCTTATGTGTTCAAGAAAATGCGGAGCATCGACCTGATATGGAGCGAGTTGTCACAATGCTAAACAGTAAGGATGTGGACTTACCCAAGCCTATGCAGCCAGCTTACTTCCATGTAAATCCTAGTGAGGAAGAAGTTTCATCACGAAGCATTAATATGACTATGAGTATCACGCTGGAAAGGTAG
- the LOC100279054 gene encoding uncharacterized protein isoform X1, protein MVTMDHEQYTTHFANDKNKGDDEYINKPLPYYGNLATIYGNSTATGRFVKTSNDPLGVDELNTQKEMENIGTPTNGLNDKEGSPPKRDEGGPSRPSKRAKKDECGADPLVQAFQSGAETIANAIEKAAASKGLPNGLFEAVDSLPGFELEHKSRYYSHMLGDPNLANGFMNVPVLYKITRWPIS, encoded by the exons ATGGTTACAATGGACCATGAGCAGTACACAACCCACTTTGCG AATGACAAGAACAAGGGGGATGATGAGTACATCAACAAACCATTACCTTACTATGGCAATTTAGCAACAATATATGGTAATAGTACAGCAACAGGAAGGTTTGTGAAGACCTCAAATGACCCTCTTGGAGTAGATGAGTTGAATACCCAAAAAGAAATGGAGAACATTGGGACACCAACTAATGGTTTGAATGACAAGGAAGGCAGCCCACCTAAGAGGGACGAAGGAGGACCTAGTAGACCATCCAAGAGAGCTAAGAAGGATGAATGTGGAGCAGATCCTTTGGTTCAAGCCTTTCAAAGTGGTGCTGAAACTATAGCTAATGCTATTGAAAAGGCTGCAGCAAGTAAAGGTTTGCCAAACGGATTGTTTGAAGCGGTGGACAGCCTTCCCGGATTTGAGCTTGAGCACAAGTCTAGGTACTACTCTCATATGCTTGGTGATCCTAATCTTGCAAATGGTTTCATGAATGTGCCCGTGCTTTACAAGATCACAAGATGGCCGATTTCATGA
- the LOC118472992 gene encoding cysteine-rich receptor-like protein kinase 10 isoform X2, whose product MVPEQAILKLQRVSLAIKGVINLWSMEGGNLGFSQYDYSHIKEATNNFSVDNKLGEGGFGPVYKGQLRSGIKIAAKKLEACSLQGLLEFQNEIQLIAKLQHKNLVKLLGCCTKGDQEKMLIYEYMENKSLDYFIFDNVKGADLNWSKRLHIINGIAQGLLYLHNYSRLCVVHRDLKASNILLDSEMNPKISDFGMARIFCSNAKESNTTRIVGTHGYIPPEYAFHGVCSIKSDVFSYGVLTLEILSSKRTVQFYEYNQKLYNLISYAWQLWTDGKSDELIYSPPGNVREEIERHIQVALLCVQENAEHRPDMERVVTMLNSKDVDLPKPMQPAYFHVNPSEEEVSSRSINMTMSITLER is encoded by the exons ATGGTGCCAG AACAAGCAATATTAAAGTTACAACGAGTGTCTTTGGCAATAAAAGGTGTGATAAACCTATGGAGCATGGAAGGTGGCAACTTGGGATTTTCACAGTACGATTACTCTCATATAAAAGAAGCTACAAATAACTTTTCGGTTGATAATAAACTGGGAGAAGGTGGCTTCGGCCCTGTATACAAG GGCCAATTGAGAAGTGGAATTAAAATAGCAGCCAAGAAACTTGAAGCATGTTCTTTACAAGGACTATTGGAATTCCAAAACGAAATCCAGCTTATAGCAAAGCTTCAACACAAAAATCTCGTTAAGCTGCTGGGTTGCTGCACTAAAGGAGATCAAGAAAAGATGCTTATATATGAATACATGGAAAATAAAAGTCTAGATTACTTCATATTTG ATAATGTGAAGGGAGCAGATCTAAACTGGTCAAAACGCCTGCACATAATTAATGGGATAGCTCAAGGGCTTCTTTACCTTCACAATTATTCACGGTTATGCGTTGTCCATAGGGATTTGAAAGCAAGTAACATTCTCTTGGATAGTGAAATGAATCCAAAAATATCAGATTTTGGGATGGCCAGAATATTCTGTTCAAACGCGAAAGAATCAAATACTACAAGAATAGTGGGCACACA TGGCTACATACCTCCTGAATATGCTTTTCATGGGGTTTGCTCCATCAAATCAGATGTTTTTAGCTACGGGGTATTGACATTGGAAATTCTAAGCTCAAAGAGGACGGTCCAATTCTATGAGTACAACCAAAAGCTATATAATCTCATCTCATAT GCTTGGCAACTTTGGACGGACGGAAAATCAGATGAGCTGATTTATTCTCCTCCAGGCAATGTACGTGAAGAGATAGAAAGGCACATTCAGGTGGCACTCTTATGTGTTCAAGAAAATGCGGAGCATCGACCTGATATGGAGCGAGTTGTCACAATGCTAAACAGTAAGGATGTGGACTTACCCAAGCCTATGCAGCCAGCTTACTTCCATGTAAATCCTAGTGAGGAAGAAGTTTCATCACGAAGCATTAATATGACTATGAGTATCACGCTGGAAAGGTAG
- the LOC118472992 gene encoding cysteine-rich receptor-like protein kinase 10 isoform X3 yields the protein MEGGNLGFSQYDYSHIKEATNNFSVDNKLGEGGFGPVYKGQLRSGIKIAAKKLEACSLQGLLEFQNEIQLIAKLQHKNLVKLLGCCTKGDQEKMLIYEYMENKSLDYFIFDNVKGADLNWSKRLHIINGIAQGLLYLHNYSRLCVVHRDLKASNILLDSEMNPKISDFGMARIFCSNAKESNTTRIVGTHGYIPPEYAFHGVCSIKSDVFSYGVLTLEILSSKRTVQFYEYNQKLYNLISYAWQLWTDGKSDELIYSPPGNVREEIERHIQVALLCVQENAEHRPDMERVVTMLNSKDVDLPKPMQPAYFHVNPSEEEVSSRSINMTMSITLER from the exons ATGGAAGGTGGCAACTTGGGATTTTCACAGTACGATTACTCTCATATAAAAGAAGCTACAAATAACTTTTCGGTTGATAATAAACTGGGAGAAGGTGGCTTCGGCCCTGTATACAAG GGCCAATTGAGAAGTGGAATTAAAATAGCAGCCAAGAAACTTGAAGCATGTTCTTTACAAGGACTATTGGAATTCCAAAACGAAATCCAGCTTATAGCAAAGCTTCAACACAAAAATCTCGTTAAGCTGCTGGGTTGCTGCACTAAAGGAGATCAAGAAAAGATGCTTATATATGAATACATGGAAAATAAAAGTCTAGATTACTTCATATTTG ATAATGTGAAGGGAGCAGATCTAAACTGGTCAAAACGCCTGCACATAATTAATGGGATAGCTCAAGGGCTTCTTTACCTTCACAATTATTCACGGTTATGCGTTGTCCATAGGGATTTGAAAGCAAGTAACATTCTCTTGGATAGTGAAATGAATCCAAAAATATCAGATTTTGGGATGGCCAGAATATTCTGTTCAAACGCGAAAGAATCAAATACTACAAGAATAGTGGGCACACA TGGCTACATACCTCCTGAATATGCTTTTCATGGGGTTTGCTCCATCAAATCAGATGTTTTTAGCTACGGGGTATTGACATTGGAAATTCTAAGCTCAAAGAGGACGGTCCAATTCTATGAGTACAACCAAAAGCTATATAATCTCATCTCATAT GCTTGGCAACTTTGGACGGACGGAAAATCAGATGAGCTGATTTATTCTCCTCCAGGCAATGTACGTGAAGAGATAGAAAGGCACATTCAGGTGGCACTCTTATGTGTTCAAGAAAATGCGGAGCATCGACCTGATATGGAGCGAGTTGTCACAATGCTAAACAGTAAGGATGTGGACTTACCCAAGCCTATGCAGCCAGCTTACTTCCATGTAAATCCTAGTGAGGAAGAAGTTTCATCACGAAGCATTAATATGACTATGAGTATCACGCTGGAAAGGTAG